One window of the Hemitrygon akajei chromosome 5, sHemAka1.3, whole genome shotgun sequence genome contains the following:
- the idh1 gene encoding isocitrate dehydrogenase [NADP] cytoplasmic: MSTVKIQVGSVVEMKGDEMTRVIWELIKEKLLFPYLEMDLHSYDLGIEHRDATDDQVTIDAAEAIKKYNVGIKCATITPDESRVKEFKLKNMWKSPNGTIRNILGGTVFREAIICKNIPRLVSGWIKPIIIGRHAYGDQYRATDFVVPGPGTVEIKYIPINGEPVTYAVHNFKDGGGVALGMYNTDSSIRDFAHSSFQQALAKGWPLYMSTKNTILKRYDGRFKDIFQEIYEKQYKAQFEAKGIWYEHRLIDDMVAQALKSEGGFVWACKNYDGDVQSDSIAQGYGSLGLMTSVLICPDGKTVEAEAAHGTVTRHYRMYQQGKETSTNPIASIFAWTRGLSHRAKLDGNSALQNFCTTLENVCVETIESGFMTKDLAACIKGLPNVQRSDFLNTFEFMDKLAENLKLKQMSSHKL, from the exons ATGTCAACAGTAAAGATACAAGTTGGTTCTGTGGTCGAAATGAAGGGAGATGAGATGACCAGAGTTATTTGGGAACTGATTAAAGAGAAACTCCTCTTTCCTTATTTGGAGATGGATCTACACAG TTATGACCTGGGTATTGAGCACCGTGATGCTACCGATGATCAGGTGACTATTGATGCTGCTGAAGCTATTaaaaaatataatgttggaataAAATGTGCCACCATCACACCTGACGAGAGCCGAGTGAAGGAATTTAAACTAAAGAATATGTGGAAATCACCCAATGGGACCATCCGCAACATCCTTGGTGGCACAGTATTTCGAGAGGCAATCATCTGTAAGAACATTCCAAGACTTGTATCTGGCTGGATCAAGCCAATCATCATCGGACGCCATGCATATGGAGACCAA TATAGAGCTACAGACTTTGTTGTGCCTGGTCCCGGTACAGTTGAAATCAAGTACATACCCATTAATGGCGAGCCTGTTACCTATGCTGTTCATAACTTCAAAG ATGGTGGAGGAGTTGCTCTGGGAATGTACAACACCGACAGCTCTATTAGGGATTTTGCTCATAGCTCCTTTCAACAAGCTCTTGCTAAAGGTTGGCCATTATACATGAGCACAAAGAATACCATACTGAAGCGATATGATGGACGATTCAAGGACATATTCCAGGAAATCTATGAAAA ACAATACAAAGCACAATTTGAGGCCAAAGGAATTTGGTACGAGCATAGACTAATTGATGACATGGTAGCTCAAGCATTAAAATCTGAGGGTGGTTTTGTTTGGGCCTGTAAGAATTATGACGGCGACGTGCAATCTGACTCTATTGCACAAG GATATGGTTCATTGGGATTGATGACAAGTGTATTAATTTGTCCTGATGGCAAGACGGTAGAAGCTGAGGCTGCCCATGGCACTGTAACACGTCATTACCGAATGTACCAACAGGGCAAAGAGACCTCAACTAATCCAATTG CTTCAATCTTTGCCTGGACTCGAGGATTATCTCATAGAGCAAAGCTGGATGGCAACTCTGCACTGCAGAACTTTTGTACGACTTTGGAAAATGTATGTGTAGAAACCATTGAGTCTGGTTTCATGACTAAGGATTTAGCTGCATGTATCAAAGGTCTGCCAAA TGTTCAAcggtctgactttctgaatactTTCGAATTTATGGACAAACTTGCGGAGAATCTTAAACTGAAGCAAATGTCTTCACACAAGCTTTAA